The following nucleotide sequence is from Alphaproteobacteria bacterium.
GACGAAAACCACTCGACGCGGATGGGCGTAAGCCGGCCCGCATTTCAACGCGAAATTGCGGACGGCTGCTTCATCGATCGAGGCGCCATAGCGCTTGACGACCACCGCGACCGGGACCTCGCCCTTGATCCGATGAGCGATGGGGACGACCGACACGTCCGCAATGTCGGGATGCGTGAGCAACAAGCCTTCGACCTCCAGAGGGTATATGTTTTCGCCGCCGCTGTTGAACATGTCATCGGTGCGGCCCTTGAAATAGTAAAAGCCGTCAGCGTCACGGCTGAAAAGGTCGCCCGTGCGAAGCCAGCCATTGACGAGGCGTTCACGGTTAACGGCGGGAAGATTGTGATAGCCCGGCGTCACGCCAGGGTTTTTAACCCAAAGCTCGCCGTAACTCGGACTCTCCTTCCCATCGCCGCCGACGAGCTTCACCTCGCATTCCGGCCAGACAACGCCGCAACTGCCCTTCGGCACCTCTCGACTGTCCGTCGGCGAGCCGATCATGACCGGTCCGCCCTCGGTCAGGCCGTAGCTCTCCCTGACCGGTACCTTGAACGCCGTTTCGACGGCTTGCTGTAGCTCCTTCGCAGTCGGCGCCGAGCCGATTTTGATCCCTTTAAGCGCCGAAAAATCCAAACCTTCGATGAGATCGCGCTGCTGGAGTAGGAGCGTGAACACGGCTGGAACGCCCCCGGTGTGGGTGCAGCGGTAGCGGGAAAGCGTCTCCAGAAATCGCCGAGGTTCGAAATTTGGCAAGATCACTGTCGATGCACCGGCGTGCAGGACGGTCTTGATTGCACCTGCCATGGCGTTCTTGTGATAGAGCGGGACGGCGGTGAGTGCGCGGTCGGTCTCCAACATCGGCCAATTCCTGTGGCAAGTGCGTATCCACCACATTTGGCCGGCATGGGTCAGGATCACGCCTTTCGGCCGGCCCGTGGACCCGGAGGTGTAAGGCTGGAAAGAGGGATGATCGCCCGCAAGTCGTGGCGGATCGAAGGCGGGTGGCGTCGCCTGCAGTTCGTTCTCGTAGTTGAGCCAACCAGACGGTACAGTGCCAAGGCCAAAATGGTGGCCAGGAATGGCGCGTTCCACAACCGCGACGAAGCCCGAATTTACGTCGGGGTCTACCACTGCCGCGACACATGCCGAATCGCGCACGATGTACTCGAGGACATCGGTGCCGAGACGTGTATTGAGGGGCACGGGTACGACGCCGGCGCGCATGGCGCCGTACATGATTTCGATGAACTCGTAGCGATTACCCGCCGACATCGCCAGGCGATCGCCCGGCTTGAGGCCGAAGCGCAGGGTCATTTGGGCGAATCGATCGAGCCGCTCTTCGAGCGTGCCGTAGGAAATTTCGGTCGGCCTGTCGCGCGAAAGATCGATTATTGCCGTTCCATTTGGCCGACGTCTTGCCGCGGCCCAAGAAAAGTAGCCCAAATTGTCATATCGCACGTCGCGCGGAAGAAGTTCGGTCATGGTCGAATCTCTTCGGGCAAAGTGACGAATGACGATTGCGGCTGGTTAAAAATTGCGATTTTCTGCATGCTGATGTCGGCCCAATCGCTGAATCTTCCAAGCTGGGGAGGGGCAATGAAGGCGGCAGTATTTCACGAACACGGGTCCCTCGACAATCTGCGCTACGAGGATTTTCCCGATCCCGAGCCAGGGCCGACGCAAGCGCTCTTACGCGTGCGCGCCGTTGCTTTGAATGGGTTCGACCCCATGGTTTTGCGGGGAATTCCGGGGCTTAAGACGCCCCTGCCCATGGTTCCGGGCGCCGATATCGCTGGCGAGATCGTAGGCCTTGGCGTGGGCGTAGACGGTGGGCGGTGGAAAATCGGCGACCGAGTCATGGTCATCCCAAACCATCCGGACGGGATGATGGGCGAAACGAAGCGCGGCGGCTGTTCCGATTTCGTCGCGATCGATGAAGGATACCTATTGCCCCTACCCGAATCCGTAAGCTTCGTCGAGGCGGCGTGCCTACCGGTCGCCTATGGAACGGCACTGCGCATGATCGAGACCCGTGGGCAACTACAGCCTGGCGAAAAAATTCTTATTTTGGGGGCGAGTGGGGGGGTTGGCACGTGCTGTGTGCAGCTCGCCAAGTTGATCGGTTGCAAAGTGATCGCCTGCGCAAGCTCCGAATGGAAAATCGTGCGGCTCAAGGAACTGGGTGCTGACCACGTGATCAACACTGCCCAGCAGAATTACGTGGCCGAGATCCATCGTTTATATGGAAAACCGCGAATCCGTGGTGGAGGCGGGGTAGACGTCGTGGTCAATTATACCGGGGGCGACAGCTGGGCCGAGTGTTTCCGAACGTTGAAACGTCATGGCCGGCTACTGACGTGCGGTGCCACGGCAGGCTACGATCCGAAGACGGATATCCGCTACATTTGGTCCTTCGAGTTCAATATCCTCGGCTGTAACGGTTGGACGGTCGACGATCTACAGGAACTACTCCGGCGAGTGGCCGACGGCCGAGTGAAGCCGGTCGTCCACTGTCAGCGTCCGCTTTCGGAAATCCGAGAACCATTCGGGGAGCTGATGCGACGCGAGGTTTTTGGAAAAGCGGTGTTGATCCCATGAGCGACGCCGGAAGTGCCGTAACGCTCGAGCGTATGCAGGCGATGCTGGATGGTTCTCCTTTCATTCGTCTCCTGAAGATGCGCGCAGTATCCATCGATGCCGAACGGCAGCAGGTCGTGATGGAGCTACCCCTTACGCCGGAGTTCGAACGTCACCCCGGCACAGGTCAATTCCATGGTGGTGTCATCGCGAGCCTCATCGATGTGGCTGGCGACTTCGCTTTGGTGATCCTGCTCGGCGGCGGCGTGCCGACGATCAATCTGCGCGTCGACTATCTGCGGCCGGCCGGTGGCAACAAGCTTAAGGCCTGCGCATCCGTCCGCCGCGCCGGCAGGACGATCGGTGTCGTCGACGTAGACGTCTTGGATGGTTCGGAACGTCTCATCGCGATTGGCCGCGGATGCTACTCAATGGCGGTCGGTTGAGTCGCGCACGGAGTAATGATTAAACGTAAGGCGTTAATCCAGTATTGGTTCGACATCCAAGCGGACGGCGATGCCTTCAAGACCCTTCTTCGGCGCTGGATAGCGCTTCAGAACCAGCGGGTCGTGTCCCGGCACAATGTGTTTTTTCGAACCCGCGAGCTTCTGGAGTGTTCGGTAACCTTCGAGCATGTCGCCGAGATTGTAGAGGATCGGGAACGGACGCACCTGTTCCATATTGGCATAGAAGTGCGATGCGTCGGACGCAAGGACCACCCATCCGCGTCGGGTCCAGACCCGCACCACCTGAAGCCCCATGGTGTGGCCGCCGATGTGATGTACGGTTAGGCCCTCGGCGATCTCTCCGGTCCGATCATGGAATTGCACTCGGCCGTTGAACAGCCGGCGGACTATCGCGCAGACATCTTCAGCCTCGTACGCTTGGCCAAGAGGTGCATGGCACATATGACGACTGGTTGCATAAGCGATTTCGAGATCCTGGAGATGGAAAGTCGCGTCGGGAAAAAGGTGATGATTTCCGCAGTGATCGTAGTGCATGTGCGTAATTATTACGTCACGTACCTGTCCAAGGTCGATGCCAAGAGCGGCAAGACCCTCGCTTGGGCAGCGTAGGACTTCGCGGCCACGCTTCTTGCCCGTAGCTGCATCGAAACCCGTATCGACAACATAGCACCTGTCCGGCCCAACGATTGCCCAAACAAAATAGTCGATTGGCATGGGGGCGTTGTGTGGATCGCCACCGAGAAAATTCTCCGAAGCAAGGCGATCATGATGGGCATAACGAACCGCATAGACGTCATAGGGCGCAAGTGCGGCCATAGCTCTCCTCCGATCGGGCCATGTCAGGCTAGTGGCGGCCTAACTTCTGCGCCAGCCGATTGTTCTACGAGTTGCACGACGGTGGTGAAGTCCGACTCGGGGCCAAAATGGCCTCTGGCCTCCGACCAAAGTTGGCGCACCGTGTTGCATACTCGCATTGGCGTGCGCAGCCGTTCAGCCTCGTCGAGGCAGAGCATTATGTCTTTGTACATGAGGCCGGTGCTGAACCCATAGTCGAACGTGCGGTTTAGAATAGCCTTCGGAAATTTGTCACGGATAG
It contains:
- a CDS encoding class I adenylate-forming enzyme family protein yields the protein MTELLPRDVRYDNLGYFSWAAARRRPNGTAIIDLSRDRPTEISYGTLEERLDRFAQMTLRFGLKPGDRLAMSAGNRYEFIEIMYGAMRAGVVPVPLNTRLGTDVLEYIVRDSACVAAVVDPDVNSGFVAVVERAIPGHHFGLGTVPSGWLNYENELQATPPAFDPPRLAGDHPSFQPYTSGSTGRPKGVILTHAGQMWWIRTCHRNWPMLETDRALTAVPLYHKNAMAGAIKTVLHAGASTVILPNFEPRRFLETLSRYRCTHTGGVPAVFTLLLQQRDLIEGLDFSALKGIKIGSAPTAKELQQAVETAFKVPVRESYGLTEGGPVMIGSPTDSREVPKGSCGVVWPECEVKLVGGDGKESPSYGELWVKNPGVTPGYHNLPAVNRERLVNGWLRTGDLFSRDADGFYYFKGRTDDMFNSGGENIYPLEVEGLLLTHPDIADVSVVPIAHRIKGEVPVAVVVKRYGASIDEAAVRNFALKCGPAYAHPRRVVFV
- a CDS encoding zinc-binding dehydrogenase, with translation MKAAVFHEHGSLDNLRYEDFPDPEPGPTQALLRVRAVALNGFDPMVLRGIPGLKTPLPMVPGADIAGEIVGLGVGVDGGRWKIGDRVMVIPNHPDGMMGETKRGGCSDFVAIDEGYLLPLPESVSFVEAACLPVAYGTALRMIETRGQLQPGEKILILGASGGVGTCCVQLAKLIGCKVIACASSEWKIVRLKELGADHVINTAQQNYVAEIHRLYGKPRIRGGGGVDVVVNYTGGDSWAECFRTLKRHGRLLTCGATAGYDPKTDIRYIWSFEFNILGCNGWTVDDLQELLRRVADGRVKPVVHCQRPLSEIREPFGELMRREVFGKAVLIP
- a CDS encoding PaaI family thioesterase — encoded protein: MSDAGSAVTLERMQAMLDGSPFIRLLKMRAVSIDAERQQVVMELPLTPEFERHPGTGQFHGGVIASLIDVAGDFALVILLGGGVPTINLRVDYLRPAGGNKLKACASVRRAGRTIGVVDVDVLDGSERLIAIGRGCYSMAVG
- a CDS encoding N-acyl homoserine lactonase family protein, with protein sequence MAALAPYDVYAVRYAHHDRLASENFLGGDPHNAPMPIDYFVWAIVGPDRCYVVDTGFDAATGKKRGREVLRCPSEGLAALGIDLGQVRDVIITHMHYDHCGNHHLFPDATFHLQDLEIAYATSRHMCHAPLGQAYEAEDVCAIVRRLFNGRVQFHDRTGEIAEGLTVHHIGGHTMGLQVVRVWTRRGWVVLASDASHFYANMEQVRPFPILYNLGDMLEGYRTLQKLAGSKKHIVPGHDPLVLKRYPAPKKGLEGIAVRLDVEPILD